GGAACAGGGAAGGACGCCGACCTCGCCTCGGCTGTCGGCAAGGTCTTCAACGCCGTAAAGGAAACCTCTGGGGGGACGACGAAAGCCGGTGCCGACATCGACCCGGCCAGCTCGAACCTCACCACGAGCAAGCTGGAAGCGATCCTTGGCAAAGGTGAGTACAAGGACGGCGTCTTCAAGGTCACCATCGGGCGCACCACAAAGATGCACGGGCACGACGCAGGGAAGGAAATGGGGGTGAACACCTGGGCAGCCTTTGCCGGATCCGACAGCAAAGCGGTGGTGGACGGGGATTTCGCCATGCTGGAGTCGGAACTGCAACCGGTGCTGAAGGCGTTGCGCGGTGCTGGAATCAGCATCGTCGCCATCCACAACCACATGACCCTGGAGCAGCCGCGAATCATGTTCCTCCACTTCTGGGGCGTGGGGAAGGCGGAAATGCTGGCTAACGGCGTCAAGTCGGCTCTCGGCAAGACAGCTTCGCAGAAATAGGGGAAGGTGTAGCGAGCGCAGAGCACCCACGCCAATGAAGAGAGAGAACGAAGAAGAGGTCAAGGGGGAGGAGCACGGTGCCAAAGCTGTCGGGCTGTTGGAACTCACCCTCTACTTTCTGCGGCTCGGTGCCCTCGGGTTCGGAGGCCCGATAGCCCTGGCCGGCTACATGCAGCGCGACCTGATCCCCCGCGGGTGGATCACCGACAGAGAATACCAGGAGGGGCTGGCTTTTTCCCAGATGATGCCCGGTCCCCTCGCCGCACAACTCGCCATGTGGATCGGCTTCATCCGCCACGGCGTTGTCGGAGCCTCCCTCATCGGCATCGTTTTCATCCTCCCCACATTCCTCCTCGTCCTTTTGATCTCCTACCTTTACGTCGCATACCGCGGCATTTCCGTCGTCCAGGCCCTTTTCTACGGCATCGGGCCGGTCGTCATCGCCATAGTGGCGCTCTCGGCCCTGCGCATCGCCAAGAAGACGGTGGGGAGGGACTGGCGCCTCTGGCTGATTTTTGCCGTTGTTGCGCTGACAACCGTGGTGGTCCGTGCCGAAATCGCCCTCCTCTTCCTCGCGGCAGGAGGGATCGGCGTACTCATCTACCACCCGCCGAGATACTGGAGGCGGGGCACGACGACTCCAGCGGTATGGGGGATATCCGGATTTCTTGGCATCGCCGGCGCCCCCCGCCTCCTGGAGCTGGGCGCCTTCTTCGTGAAAGCCGGTGCGTTTACCTTCGGCAGCGGGCTCGCCATCGTGCCATTTCTGCACCAGGGTGTCGTGCTGCAGCACCATTGGCTGAACGAGCGGCAGTTTCTGGATGCAGTTGCAGTCGGAATCATCACTCCCGGCCCGGTGGTGATCACCGCGGCTTTCGTGGGATACCTGGTGGATGGATTTGTCGGCGCAGCAGTGGCCGCGGCAGCCGTCTTTTCCCCAGTGTACTTCTTCGTTCTCTTCATCGGTCGCTACATCATCCGGTACCGGGAAAATGCCGGGCTGCAGGGGTTCATCAAGGGGGCGACTTCGGCCGCCTCCGGCGCCATTGCAGGGGCGTCCGTCATTCTCGGGCAGGGTTCCGTTATAGACGTGCCTACCGCTATAATGTGCGCGGCGAGCCTTTTAATCCTGTGGCGCTTCAAGGTGCCCGAACCGCTCCTGATCGCGGTGGCCGCGGTCGCCGGCATCTTCCTTTACCGCGGGTAGCTTCGCCAGGGTTCAACTCTTCAGGAGATAAGGAATGAAATTTCAACCCCTTTTATTTGCGACGTTCCTGCTACTATCGCTGACAGCCGCCGGCTGCTCACAAAGCGAAGCGACGGCAGGGTACCAGGCAAAGGATAAAAATGTGAAGACCGGCCAGACACTGCAGTGGGCATTCGACACTGACCGTGCAGGCGCCCTCCCCGCAGGGGCGCAGGCATTCAGCGGAAGTTGGGCTGTTCGTGCGGAGCCGGATGCCCCCTCCAGGCCGAATGCCCTTTGCCAGAGCGGAAGCGCACCTTTCCCTGGAGTTGGGATGAGTGACAGGATCTTTGCCGACCTGGCCCTGTCCACCCGGTTCAAGGCCATCTCCGGCAGCGAAGACAGGGCCGCGGGCATCATCTTCCGCATCCAGGACAAGGACAACTTCTACATCCTCCGCGCCAACGCACTGGAGGACAACGTCAATCTCTACAAGTACGTGAACGGCAGCCGCATCGGCATCAAAGACGGAACTGCGAAGGTTCCCTCGGGGAAGTGGCAGGAGTTGCGAGTGGAGGTCAAGGGAGACCTCATCCGCGGCTTCTTGAACGGTGAGATGGTTGTAGAGGCTCACGACAAAACTTTCGAGGCCGGAAAAGTGGGGTTGTGGACAAAAGCGGATTCGGTGACATGCTTCGACGACGTCAAAGTCACCGCCTACTAGAGCGCCTATCCAAACAAAGCACGCAATGTTTGTGACCGTTCTGTACATCCTGGTCGTTTTCCTGCTCGTCGCAGCAAACGGATTCTTCGTGACCTCCGAGTTTGCCATCGTGGCGGTGCGGCGCTCCCGAATTGCCCTCCTTGCCGAGGAAGGGGACCGTCGGGCCGTGGTGCTTCTTGAACTCCTTGACAACCTGAGCGCCTACATCTCCGCGACGCAGCTCGGCATCACCATGGCGTCCCTCGCTCTCGGGTGGATCGGTGAACCGGCCTTTGCCGATCTCCTGGAGGCGCCTCTCAAGGGGCGGGTTTCGGAAACGGTGCTCGAGACCATCGCCTTTGCCGTGGCCTTCACCACAATCACCTGCCTACATATCGTCCTTGGGGAACTCGCGCCGAAGACTCTTGCACTGGAGCGCACCGAAAAGATGGCCCTGGCGATCGCTCGGCCAATGCGGCTCTTCCATACGGTGTTCCGGTGGCCGGTCCGGCTGCTGGACTGGGCCGGGACTCAGACGGTCCGCCTCTTCGGCCTGCATCCCTCGCCCGGGCACGACTCTGTCTATACTTCCGACGAGCTGCGTCACCTGATCGATGCCTCCCGGCAAAGCGGCTCCATCGAGCCGGATGAGCAGAGGCTGCTGCATGGAGTCTTCGAATTTTCAGACGCCGAGGTGCGCGAGGTGATGGTGCCGCGAGGGGAGGTTGACGCGTTGCCTGTGACGGCGAGCCTTGAGGAAGCGAAGGAGGCATTCCGCACTCTGGGGTACTCTCGGATGCCGGTCTATCGCCACCAGCTGGACAGCATCGTCGGCGTCGTGTACCGCCGGGACCTCGAGCCTTACCTGGAGCGCCCGGATCCCAAGGATTTCAATCTGGAAAAACTGGTGCACCGGCCAAAGTACATTCCGGCAAACGCGCAGCTCAGCACCGCACTGAGGCAGATGCAGTCTTCCCATATCCACCTTGCGATGGTGGTTGACGAATATGGCGGAGTTGAAGGGATCGTCACTCTGGAGGACCTTCTTGAGGAAATTGTCGGCGAGATCGCGGACGAGTTCGATGAGGAGAGTACAAAGGTCGAAGCGGGAGAGGACGGAAGCTACGTGATGGACGGGATGCTGACTGTCCGAGCTCTCAATAGCCGACTGCAGCTCCATCTGCCCGAGGACGCTTCCTACACAACAGTGGCAGGATTCCTGCTCGCCCAGGCCGGGCACCTGATGAATGTTGGTGAATCGGTCGAGCACAAGGACGGGCGGTTCACGGTGGAGAGCCTGGAGAGGCACCGCATCGGACGCGTGCGCTTCACCCCTGCACCGGACTCAGAGGCAGGCCACCCCCGGAAGCGGTAATTGCGTGTCATCTGAAGCAAAAACTGGCGCAAAAAGGAACGAAATGGTGGCGGAAAACATGGGGAAAGTTTTTGAATGAGAAGCGAAATTCGGAACCAGTTCATGGCAAGAGATCAAGGAAGCAATGATGGCAAGAACAGCACATCTATGCCGTTTCGCCGTCTTACACCTGTTTAACAACGAGCTTCACCTGGGTTCACAACGTGTTCGCCGCTTTTTATTCCTGCCCCACCCTTCCTCTTCGTCTCTTCTCCAGCAGGGAGATCTTCTCATTCTTGGGTGATGTGACAGTAGCATCCACGATCTTACCGGCGGCTAACGTGACCTCAAGGTGCGAATTCCTCCCGCCATTCCAACGGTACCTCTGGTCGGCAACCTTTGCACCAGGTGTCCCTATCATGGCAGACAGCTGCAAGTAAGGCATCATCGGCTGGATCTTCGCCAGAAACCGCCTGTTAAAGACTGTGGCCGTGGAACCGGCTTCCCCGCCAGCAAACACCGCTTGCGAAGAAATGGCAATCGATGTCGACAGAAGAAGAATCCTGCCACCCCTGTTTATCCGAACGCCGAAGCAGTTCAGTCGAATCATCGCCGCACCTCGTTCTTCACGATCGTCTTCATCCGGCGCAGCCGGGCAATCCCGAGCCGACACGCCTCGAATGCGTCTTCGCTGTTAGGTGAGGTTGCCGCCACCACTGAAATGACCTCTCCCAGCTTTACCCTGCCCACCCGCCGCACGAGCAGAAGGTCTTCCAGATTCAGGAGGCTCTTAATTTCCGCGGCGATGTGCCGCAGCTCCCCTTCACTGTCACCATCGCTGCTGAAATCGATGTGGCAGGTGGTGCCATCGCTTCCATCCTGCGGCTTTACCACCGCGTAGTGCAGTAGAACCGACCCCGCCCCTTTTTTACTCAGCTCGCGGTACGCCTCTTCTGTGTCTATAGGATCACAGCTAATTCGGACCATACATTCCTCTTGCCCACACCCCTCCGGGAGGATGCGAAAGAATCATCCATGAATTGCTCAAGGCTATGGCACTGTGTAATGCTGCAGTTGACTTAATTCAAGTTGACTCATACTACCCATGTGTAATATAAGGCCCTATATAACGCTTAAAACTTCACCATGCAACACTTATTTAAGGAGGTAGAATATGAGATCGAAAATTTTGCTGGTACTGGCCTGTCTGTCGCTATGCTTTCCCGCAGCCGGCTCTGCCGAAACAGCGGAAAAGTTCCTGCTTGTGGCAAGCACCATAGGCCCGGTAGACGCAGGGATCGTTCCTCTTCTAGAGGATCGCTTCCAGGAGGAGACAGGGATTGTGGTGCGGCATGTAGGCGCCGGAACAGGGGAAGCCCTGAAGATGGCGGAGAGTGGCACCTTCGATCTGGTGCTGGTTCACGCCAAATCTCTGGAAGAAGCTTTCGTCAACAAAGGATTCGGCACCAGGCGCATTCCCCTCATGTACAACGACTTCGTAATCGTGGGACCCTCAGCCGACCCTGCAGGGATCAAGGGAATGAAGAGCGCGACGGACGCCTTGAAAGCCATATCCGCCGCCGGTGCCACCTTCGTGAGCCGTGGGGACAAGTCGGGGACGCACGTTGCGGAGCAGGAGTTGTGGAACAAGTCCGGGATCAAGCCTGCGGCTCCGTGGTATCAGGTGTATGAGAAAGGAAAGGACGGGAACGGACCGACACTTAAGTACACCGATACCATCGCGGCCTATACCTTCATGGACAGGGCGACCTACCTGTCGCTGAAGGACAGCATCAAACTCACCGTGCTGGTGGAGAAGGACGAGGCGCTGCTGAACTACATGTCCGTTATTCCGGTCAACCAGCAGAAGTTCCCCTCCGTCAACGAAAAGGATGCAGCCGCTTTCGTGGAGTGGCTTACCGATCCGGACAAGGGGCAGCGCATTATCGCCGAGTTCGGCAGGGGAAAATATGGTCAGCCCCTCTTTTATCCCAACTCGGTACAGTGGCAGGCAAAGCGGGTAAAGAAGTAGCAAAACGGCTGTTATGCCAAATGGGCCTCACCAAAAGAGGGACAAGATGAATCAGAGACACGAAATTGACAGCAGCCTCAAAGGGGAAAGCCTCGCTCGCAAAGGGCTTATGAAGAAGCACTCCCACGTCCCCCAGATCAGGCTCGTTCCCGACCTGAACGTCGTGAAGATCGGCGGACACGGAGTGATCGACTACGGCCGCGAAGTGGTGCTCCCGCTCATGAGGGAGCTTGGAGAGTTGTCGCTAAAGGAGAAGATGCTCGTCGTTACCGGAGGCGGCGTACGAGTGCGCCACATCCTCGACATCGGGATCGACCTCGGAATGCCCACCGGCGTGCTCGCCGAGCTTGCGGGGAAAATAAGCGAACAGAATGCGGAGATCGTCACCTTGCTCCTTTCAGAATGGAAGGGATCCAGAGTAAAGACCGGTGACCTCCTCGACCTCCCCACCATGCTGCACCTCGGTCTCCTCCCCGTCACTCACGGGACGCCACCGTACGGCCTCTATGAGCATCCCCCTGGCGTAGGTTTGATCCCTCCGCACCGCACTGATACCGGTGCGCTGCTCATGGCTGAGGTCCTCGGTGCCAGGAGCTGCATCCTGGTGAAAAACGTGGATGGGCTCTATACCGAGGACCCGCGGGTGAACCCCAAGGCGGAACTCATCGAGGATATCGGCGTCGACGAACTGATCGCCCTCGACATGGAGGATATGGTGCTGGAGCGGAAGATGCTCTATATCCTGCGAGACGCTACCAACATAAGCGAAATAAGGATCGTCAACGGCCACAGCCGCGGCAATATAGAAAAAGCAATGAACGGAGAACGAGTAGGTACGGTGATACGGAAATAGTGCCTGCGGCGGGGCAGCTGTGACCGCGATGTTGTACAAAGAAACCTGCTGCTATAGCACTCGGCCAGGCATCCGGGTGGTCTCGTGATTTCCGCTGAAACGAGGTATATTAATTAACATGGGTGGTAGCGGGGTTTCTCTTCGACGGGGGATAGCAAAGGGAGGTAGTCACCATGGCGGGAAAAATTTTTTACAGGGAAAGAGTAAAACGTGGACAGGACGGCTCGAAGTCGCCGCGTTACGTGGTGATGGCTACTTCCGGCACCGACCTCAAGGTCCACGGACAGCACTTCCGCATGAGCGAAATGAAACACATGGCCGAGTCGGTGGGTGCCGAGCTGATCCACCTGGAACGCGGCCAAAAGCATCAGGGCGAGGCAGAGGGTGAAACGACGGCCTGACCCTCAGGCAGTACGGTGCCCGAAAGGGGGAAGGACGCACGGTCCTTCCCCCTTTTTGCGTGTACTCCGGCACAGGTGCCTCAAGTCAGCGCTTCATCCGGGGCTCTATTTCATCCCTACCGTCAATGTTGATCGCCCCGCGCTGTCCCTGCCTGTGAAAACCAGCATGTCCTTGAAGTAGGAGAGCTTGCCGTGCAGCGAAGGGTCCCCGGCGGCGGTCACAACTCCCTCACTGTCCATCCCCAAGGAAAAAGATTCTGCTGAAGCTCCTCCGACACTGTCTGTGTAGCTCGTGTAGCCAGCATTCCCCAAGAGGTCTATGGAAAGGATCCCCGAAGCGGTAAGGGGGACACCGCCGGTCATGACCGTGTGGAAGCGGTAGGAACCTGAGAGATCCGCTGCGACAAACCGGTTGAGGTCGTTCGGGGTAATGTTGATCATCTGGTATATGCGCAGGACGTAGCGCGGACCGGTACCCCGGCTTTCCGTCGCGGTCCCCACGATCAAGGACTTGTCCCCGGACATCACCAGGCGGTCCATGACCAGTGCAGGGGCAGGCGTGGCGCCGGTGAGGCTTTCGGTGACGATCCCGGTATTGCTGATGTTGAAGACCGTAGCCTTCTCCGCGGGGAGTGCCGGGGCGGACGGCGCGCTGAGCGCGGAGTACTGCACCTTTTGGTCACGTCCCAGCTGCCCTGCGCCCCACTCCCACTCCCCATTGATACCGGCGCAGATCTGGTGATAGGCGAAGCGCCGCCCCCCGCCCCCGGAACCGCCGAACCCTTGCACGTCCGCCGCCACGAAAGTGATGGGGAGCTGCTTCTGCAGGATGGCCAGGTAGCGGCTCGAGCCGGTCCACGGGCCGCTTCCCACGATCAGGGCACGGTTTGACGCGATGTGGCCGCGTAGCCCCGGGCCGCTACCGACTGCGTCGCGCACCTCGCCGGTTGGGGTCAGGAAGAGAACGGGAAAGAGACCGGCGGGGGCGCTGCTCTTCCCGGCGCTGTCCTGATAGAGGGTGTAGGCAACAGCTCCGCTGCTGCTCACCGTGAGGGCGCCCCGCATCCATCCGGGGGCATCCCCCGATACAAGGACGTTGAAGTTCCAGGTACCTTCCAGATCCTGCTGCACATAGGGACCGGGAAGGGTTGGCGCGGCGAAAACCTCGGTAGAGGGAGCACTCTCCCCGTTGGCGACCGCCGATGTGACCACGAAATAGTAGGTGGTGTCGTTGTCCAGTCCGGTAACGGTAACGGAGGTGGCGGGTACCTCGACTGCAATCCTTCCAGCGGGAGTGACGCCCGGCGCAGTTCCATAATAGACGCGGTAGGCCGTCGCTCCGGTGACGGGACTCCAGTTGAGCGACACAGTGCGATCCCCCGCAGTGGCGACCACGCCGACAGGTGCCGCCGGAACCGACGTGCTGTAGCGGACCGGATTGTCGCCGGAGCAGGATGACAGGATAAAGCAGCAAAGGACCGCAGCCAGGGCGTGCCTCAGCCTCTTCCAGTTTCTCATTCCTCTAAAGGTGCTCTGCATAAGATCTCCACGGCACTACAGCCGAAACTCCACGCCGCCATAGATGAAACGGCCAGCCTGCGGCATGCCGTAGCTGCTTTCGTAGTTCTCGTCCAGCAGGTTGTCCGCTCCGAGATAAAGGGTGACCTTTCGATCAAAGAGCCTCTGGCTCAACTTGAGGTTCACCAGGGTGTAGTCGTTTAGCTTCAGCTTCTGCACCGGGGCGACGTTGTTCTTGGTGTAGAAGAACTGGTTTCCGACGTAGGTGAAGGACGCGTACGGGGTGAATCCTGAATCGAAGTCGTAGCGTGCTTCGGCGGTAACTCGGTCACCCGGGGTGTACTGCTGCTCCTCCCGCCCGGCGCGCGAGCGGTCCTCGGAATGGAGATAGGAATAGGAAGCCCGCAGCACAAGCTTCTTCAGGTATTGAGCGGCGGCGGAGAACTCAACGCCGTAGAAGCGCACTTCGGAGAGGTTGGTATTGCGGTTCACGGTCTGGTCGTTCTGAATCAGGTTCTTGGCAATCGTATGAAAGCCGGTGACGGCGATGGAGGCGTCGGCACCGATCCCTTGCTCCACCCCCGCCTCGTACGTCTCGGCGCGCTCTGCGGCGAGGTTCTCCTCCCCCTTCCCTATCTCGTACAGATCCCCCAGCGAAGGAAAGCGCACGCTGCGTTTGAAGGCCGCCTTCAGACGGGTGTCGTCGAGCACCTGATAGGAGACTCCCGCAAGGAGGGAGTAGTCGTCATCGCTCCTCTCGCTCCTGTTCTGCCAGTAGTGGCCGTACCCAAGTACCACTCCGACGTCCTTCAGCGGCTTGACCTCGTATTCGATCCCGGCGGAGTAGAGGGTGAACGCCTTGTCGTCATCGAGGGGCGCGAACGATCCCGCACCGGTTCCGGAGACGCCGTGGGTTGCCCAGCTGTCCTGCTCCACAGCAAGGGATGCGGTGAGCGCTCCATACTTGCCCAAACCGTACTTTGGCTGGATCGTGACGCCGTCGATGGAGGAGGAGACGTGGGCGCGGAACGAGCCGGAGGCTTTGTAGCTGTCGAGATCGATGGTGTCGTACTGGGTGTCGTCCTCGTCGCGATGGCTCAGGTAGCCCCAGCCACGCACCGAGAAGCGGTCGCTCACCTGGTAGTCCGCCGCAAGTTGCAGGAGGGTCGTCTCGAAGCGGTCCACCCTCTGGTACTTCGGAGTGTTGGCGAACGGATCCAGGCCGCTGGTGACAATAGTAGTCGGCTGCCCGAAACTCCCCTCCCCGTAACCCAGGGTAAGCTCCAGGGCGAGGTCGCTGCTGGGGGTGTATCCGAGGGTCCCGAGGACGTTGTTGCGCCTGCGGTCGCTGTTTTTGCGCAGCCCCTTCCCCTGCTCCGGCACCGGGTCAAATCCCGCCGACATGGGGAAACCCTCCACGTCCGTGGAACTGCCACTCAGGAAATAGTTCCACTTCGAGGTGGCACCGGAGACGCTGGTGCGCAGGAGGTACGGTTCGCCGTCCCCCGTTTCGATCCCCAGGTCACCGTGGACATCCTTCACCCCCTTCTTGGTGATCACGTTGATGACCCCGCCCAGTCCCCCCTGGCCGTACAGGATGGAACTGGGGCCGACGGTGACCTTCACCTCGGCGATGTTCTCGGTGGGGATGAGGGCGGGGTCGAACTGCTGGTCGAAGGCGGAGTTGATGGGGATGCCGTCCAGAAGGAGCACCACGTGCCGGGTGCGAAATCCGCGTACGTCGATGCGGGGCACCCCTTCCCCTCCAGTGCGCACGTGGACGCCGGGCAAAAGTGAGATTGCCTGGTCGAGGGTGCGCGCGTTTTTCGCCTTTATGTCCTCTTCGGTCACGGCGCGTACCGTCTGGGTGGATTCGACCCCCTCCTCCTGGCCGGAAACGACGATCTCGCCGAGAGAGAAGTCGGCGGGGGCGGAATCCGCCGCCAGCGCCGCGACTGCAGGAATGAAGAGGGTGCCGAGGGCGATAACGAGGGAGAGCATTCGCTTCTGCTGAAAATTCATTGAGCTGTACCTGAAGATGATGCTGCCGCTCCCCCGATGGAGGAGCGGCACGATGCGCTGGTAAACTACAGGGTTGCCTTTTTCGGCGAGGTTTGCGCGCCGCTCTCCCCTGCCGCGTTGGCCGCCGTTACAACGATCGAGTAGGTGCCGGTCGGGAGGGTGAGCACTGCCGGAGCCGTGGCGGTATTCATCTTCGTTCCCGTGCTGATGACGGTGGCGGTGGTGGCGTTGGACGACTTGAGGTAATAGACGTTGTAGGAGGTCGCGTTCGGCACGATCGCCGCCCAGTCCACGGTCACCTGGCCGTTGGCTACGGTGGCGGTCACGCTGGCCGGGCTCCCCGGCGCCTGCGCGGTGGCGGCGGGGGTTGCCGCCTTATCGCTGGAGATGAGGCTCTCGCCGGCGCTGTTCACCGCGGTGACAGCGAAGTAGTATTGCTGCCCGTTGGTGAGAGGGGAGACGGTGTAGGTGGTCGCAGTGGTCGTGCCGACCAGATTGGCCGGCACGGCGGTCACCGGGGTGGTGCTGCTCTGGTAGACGTTGTAGGAAGTCGCGGTGGCGGAAGAAAGCCAGGCGAGCTTCACCGAGGCGACGTCCCCGGAAGCGACCATCGACTTGGGCGCTGCGGCAACCGGCAGGGGTGTGGCGGACACTTCGGCCGACGCAAGACTTTCGCCGGTGGCGTTCACCGCGGTGACAATGAAGTAGTAGGGGACTCCGTTATCGAGCGGGGTGGACGGAGCGATCGCCAGTGTCGCCGCTGCGGAGCCGGCGACTTTCGTCCCGGTGGCGGTGCTGACACCGGCGGCTTTGCCGTAGTAGACGTTGTAGCTCGTGGCTGCAGGAACGGCGGTCCAGTTCAGCGTGACCTTGCCGTCGCCGGCTATGGCCTGGACCCCGGCTGGAGCGCCCGGATGCGGCGTGGCATTCTTGAATGCGGCCCAGACGGAGAGGTGGGTGATGCTCGGGGTGATCGTACCTGCGGAGCTTACGGTCTGCAGACCCTCGTACTTCCAGGCGGAGCTGCTGAAGCTGTAGAGTTCCACCGTGTCGCCGGCGCTGACCCCTGCCACCTTCATGGTGAGAGCTACCGGCTGGGAGAAGCTTTTCACGGTGCCCATATCGATGTTCGTGAACCCTGCCAGGGCAGTCCCCGCCGGAAGGGTCGCCGCCGCGGCCGGCAAGTCCGATGCGGTAGTGGAGTAGCTGACCGAGGTACTCACGCTCCCCGACACGGGGGTGCCGGAGGCATCGGTGAGGGTGGTGCCCGACGGGATCGACAGGGTCAATCCCGCCGGAGTTGCTACCGTGAGCTGTGCAGCAGTGGTGCCATTGGTCGTCGTTACCGTCCCGGCAGTGACCGTCTGGGTGGCAGGCACGCTACTCCCGCCTCCGCCGCCGCATCCGGCCAGGGCCGCAGCAGCCATCAGCACCGCGACCCCCTTCTGCAACATCGCAACAATCATCTTCTGCTTCATCTGTTCCTACCTCCTTTTCAATCCATGTGGTCATAACAGCATATGGAACGGGCCCTCCTCAACCTCCTACCTGGAGAGCCCGAAGGTGATGGTTACGTTGAAACGAGCTTCATGGAGCGATAGTTCCGCCGGAAAGGGAGGGTAATTGCCCACCGCCCTGATCGCCCCTGTTGCCGCTTGGTCGAGGGAGTCGTGGCCGCAGGAGGAGAGCGTCTCCACCCCTTTCAACCCTCCGTCGC
The DNA window shown above is from Geomonas sp. RF6 and carries:
- a CDS encoding DUF1259 domain-containing protein, with product MLARSMTIMTCALVMFSATAYAQGGLPDTVVIDQMTGMKGKANEQEGVYKVTAPRSDLKVTVAGTKVTPPMGLTSWAAFKKVGNSTMVMGDIVLQEDQIDPVMDAALKSGLQVTGLHNHFIYDDPRIMFMHIGGTGKDADLASAVGKVFNAVKETSGGTTKAGADIDPASSNLTTSKLEAILGKGEYKDGVFKVTIGRTTKMHGHDAGKEMGVNTWAAFAGSDSKAVVDGDFAMLESELQPVLKALRGAGISIVAIHNHMTLEQPRIMFLHFWGVGKAEMLANGVKSALGKTASQK
- the chrA gene encoding chromate efflux transporter, with amino-acid sequence MKRENEEEVKGEEHGAKAVGLLELTLYFLRLGALGFGGPIALAGYMQRDLIPRGWITDREYQEGLAFSQMMPGPLAAQLAMWIGFIRHGVVGASLIGIVFILPTFLLVLLISYLYVAYRGISVVQALFYGIGPVVIAIVALSALRIAKKTVGRDWRLWLIFAVVALTTVVVRAEIALLFLAAGGIGVLIYHPPRYWRRGTTTPAVWGISGFLGIAGAPRLLELGAFFVKAGAFTFGSGLAIVPFLHQGVVLQHHWLNERQFLDAVAVGIITPGPVVITAAFVGYLVDGFVGAAVAAAAVFSPVYFFVLFIGRYIIRYRENAGLQGFIKGATSAASGAIAGASVILGQGSVIDVPTAIMCAASLLILWRFKVPEPLLIAVAAVAGIFLYRG
- a CDS encoding family 16 glycoside hydrolase, encoding MSDRIFADLALSTRFKAISGSEDRAAGIIFRIQDKDNFYILRANALEDNVNLYKYVNGSRIGIKDGTAKVPSGKWQELRVEVKGDLIRGFLNGEMVVEAHDKTFEAGKVGLWTKADSVTCFDDVKVTAY
- a CDS encoding hemolysin family protein, with protein sequence MFVTVLYILVVFLLVAANGFFVTSEFAIVAVRRSRIALLAEEGDRRAVVLLELLDNLSAYISATQLGITMASLALGWIGEPAFADLLEAPLKGRVSETVLETIAFAVAFTTITCLHIVLGELAPKTLALERTEKMALAIARPMRLFHTVFRWPVRLLDWAGTQTVRLFGLHPSPGHDSVYTSDELRHLIDASRQSGSIEPDEQRLLHGVFEFSDAEVREVMVPRGEVDALPVTASLEEAKEAFRTLGYSRMPVYRHQLDSIVGVVYRRDLEPYLERPDPKDFNLEKLVHRPKYIPANAQLSTALRQMQSSHIHLAMVVDEYGGVEGIVTLEDLLEEIVGEIADEFDEESTKVEAGEDGSYVMDGMLTVRALNSRLQLHLPEDASYTTVAGFLLAQAGHLMNVGESVEHKDGRFTVESLERHRIGRVRFTPAPDSEAGHPRKR
- a CDS encoding molybdenum cofactor biosynthesis protein MoaE — encoded protein: MVRISCDPIDTEEAYRELSKKGAGSVLLHYAVVKPQDGSDGTTCHIDFSSDGDSEGELRHIAAEIKSLLNLEDLLLVRRVGRVKLGEVISVVAATSPNSEDAFEACRLGIARLRRMKTIVKNEVRR
- a CDS encoding substrate-binding domain-containing protein, translated to MRSKILLVLACLSLCFPAAGSAETAEKFLLVASTIGPVDAGIVPLLEDRFQEETGIVVRHVGAGTGEALKMAESGTFDLVLVHAKSLEEAFVNKGFGTRRIPLMYNDFVIVGPSADPAGIKGMKSATDALKAISAAGATFVSRGDKSGTHVAEQELWNKSGIKPAAPWYQVYEKGKDGNGPTLKYTDTIAAYTFMDRATYLSLKDSIKLTVLVEKDEALLNYMSVIPVNQQKFPSVNEKDAAAFVEWLTDPDKGQRIIAEFGRGKYGQPLFYPNSVQWQAKRVKK
- a CDS encoding amino acid kinase family protein, coding for MNQRHEIDSSLKGESLARKGLMKKHSHVPQIRLVPDLNVVKIGGHGVIDYGREVVLPLMRELGELSLKEKMLVVTGGGVRVRHILDIGIDLGMPTGVLAELAGKISEQNAEIVTLLLSEWKGSRVKTGDLLDLPTMLHLGLLPVTHGTPPYGLYEHPPGVGLIPPHRTDTGALLMAEVLGARSCILVKNVDGLYTEDPRVNPKAELIEDIGVDELIALDMEDMVLERKMLYILRDATNISEIRIVNGHSRGNIEKAMNGERVGTVIRK
- a CDS encoding fibronectin type III domain-containing protein, with the translated sequence MQSTFRGMRNWKRLRHALAAVLCCFILSSCSGDNPVRYSTSVPAAPVGVVATAGDRTVSLNWSPVTGATAYRVYYGTAPGVTPAGRIAVEVPATSVTVTGLDNDTTYYFVVTSAVANGESAPSTEVFAAPTLPGPYVQQDLEGTWNFNVLVSGDAPGWMRGALTVSSSGAVAYTLYQDSAGKSSAPAGLFPVLFLTPTGEVRDAVGSGPGLRGHIASNRALIVGSGPWTGSSRYLAILQKQLPITFVAADVQGFGGSGGGGRRFAYHQICAGINGEWEWGAGQLGRDQKVQYSALSAPSAPALPAEKATVFNISNTGIVTESLTGATPAPALVMDRLVMSGDKSLIVGTATESRGTGPRYVLRIYQMINITPNDLNRFVAADLSGSYRFHTVMTGGVPLTASGILSIDLLGNAGYTSYTDSVGGASAESFSLGMDSEGVVTAAGDPSLHGKLSYFKDMLVFTGRDSAGRSTLTVGMK
- a CDS encoding TonB-dependent receptor — encoded protein: MLSLVIALGTLFIPAVAALAADSAPADFSLGEIVVSGQEEGVESTQTVRAVTEEDIKAKNARTLDQAISLLPGVHVRTGGEGVPRIDVRGFRTRHVVLLLDGIPINSAFDQQFDPALIPTENIAEVKVTVGPSSILYGQGGLGGVINVITKKGVKDVHGDLGIETGDGEPYLLRTSVSGATSKWNYFLSGSSTDVEGFPMSAGFDPVPEQGKGLRKNSDRRRNNVLGTLGYTPSSDLALELTLGYGEGSFGQPTTIVTSGLDPFANTPKYQRVDRFETTLLQLAADYQVSDRFSVRGWGYLSHRDEDDTQYDTIDLDSYKASGSFRAHVSSSIDGVTIQPKYGLGKYGALTASLAVEQDSWATHGVSGTGAGSFAPLDDDKAFTLYSAGIEYEVKPLKDVGVVLGYGHYWQNRSERSDDDYSLLAGVSYQVLDDTRLKAAFKRSVRFPSLGDLYEIGKGEENLAAERAETYEAGVEQGIGADASIAVTGFHTIAKNLIQNDQTVNRNTNLSEVRFYGVEFSAAAQYLKKLVLRASYSYLHSEDRSRAGREEQQYTPGDRVTAEARYDFDSGFTPYASFTYVGNQFFYTKNNVAPVQKLKLNDYTLVNLKLSQRLFDRKVTLYLGADNLLDENYESSYGMPQAGRFIYGGVEFRL